In Sulfolobales archaeon, a genomic segment contains:
- a CDS encoding cytochrome ubiquinol oxidase subunit I: MSQYIDISPVAWMSFILAGMTVLIHVTLVNIVLGLSILVPMLEYISYRRGDPMLLEVARRSFRFLAVSDLVAGVWGTWLTIVLAGLWPSLTYIAMTELFTAISIALVGILVSIPSIVIYWYSWDRVSPRTHIMIGVIMGVSALAVPAGFRAIFAYIDNPDAMPREAWGFIKHPLYIPLLIHTWLGALTMASLLTASIYAIKSWRSRDAYEADIYLKGYRFYIAVGLPILVIQSLTGLWLYLALGEHSPYLFKAINGFQGVYMSFLPLFIAFLATIAAIWIGSISLFISSRKGGRSYLAAYTLALSSALGVPLGEALHDAPRIPYMVLTGDRGIHVNTLANSLIPLTWDLAYIAVGVSASIMAIFFALLYTIYIKKI, encoded by the coding sequence ATGAGCCAGTATATAGATATAAGCCCGGTAGCCTGGATGTCATTCATCTTAGCAGGTATGACCGTCCTTATCCACGTAACCCTTGTGAACATAGTGCTCGGCCTCTCGATATTGGTTCCAATGCTCGAGTATATCTCCTATAGAAGAGGGGATCCAATGCTTCTCGAGGTAGCAAGGAGATCATTTAGATTCCTCGCAGTCTCAGACCTAGTCGCAGGTGTGTGGGGGACATGGCTCACAATAGTTCTTGCAGGTCTCTGGCCATCCCTCACCTATATAGCTATGACGGAGCTTTTCACGGCTATATCGATAGCCCTCGTGGGGATATTGGTTTCGATCCCGTCAATAGTGATCTACTGGTATAGCTGGGACAGGGTATCCCCGAGAACACATATCATGATAGGGGTTATCATGGGTGTATCAGCATTAGCGGTGCCGGCAGGCTTCAGAGCGATCTTCGCATATATAGATAACCCAGATGCTATGCCCAGAGAAGCTTGGGGCTTTATTAAACACCCACTCTACATACCCCTTTTAATCCACACATGGCTAGGAGCCCTTACAATGGCCTCTTTACTAACAGCATCTATATATGCTATTAAAAGCTGGAGATCCCGTGATGCATATGAGGCAGATATATATTTAAAGGGATATAGATTCTACATAGCAGTAGGCCTACCGATCCTGGTTATCCAAAGTCTAACAGGTCTATGGCTATACTTAGCTTTAGGGGAGCACTCGCCCTACCTCTTCAAAGCTATAAATGGCTTTCAAGGTGTATATATGAGCTTCCTACCCCTATTCATAGCATTTCTAGCTACGATAGCTGCAATATGGATTGGATCTATATCTCTATTCATATCCTCTAGAAAAGGGGGCAGAAGCTATCTAGCAGCCTATACACTAGCCCTCTCAAGCGCCCTTGGAGTCCCCCTGGGAGAGGCTCTCCATGATGCACCGAGAATACCCTATATGGTTCTCACAGGAGATAGAGGGATCCACGTTAATACTCTAGCCAATAGCTTAATACCATTAACATGGGATCTAGCATATATAGCTGTGGGAGTATCGGCATCCATAATGGCTATATTCTTCGCATTACTATACACAATATATATTAAAAAGATCTAG
- a CDS encoding cytochrome ubiquinol oxidase subunit I has translation MQIPWGTGSLVSKILPWTPVLGPEIVNATAAQNALGLLSQSGPSILSDPEALRSVGYILYDPGAAFQNPDLLPTFLHTVLATIVIASFETAAVYSYMYLRTKSNARSFYKRIARIAFGFGGVASILQPLAGDLMGRVVYEYQYVKFLMAEGFPPEGGVNPILGIILHGDPNYYFKGLDYLASLASNSLYPNAAMLTIETAREIGPLIHMLYYTMVVSGVILFIMGIAYFGLYIDAIDRLVRKILRTDTETLIIYSSFAAPVLALAAASAGWAVREIGRRPWTIYGLVRKDQVITPVPISFEFSLLVIAIILLIFIGGLIALYYLTIRPLRELEKEIVVIRA, from the coding sequence ATGCAGATCCCCTGGGGTACTGGGTCGCTGGTGAGCAAGATCCTTCCTTGGACCCCGGTTCTAGGGCCTGAGATCGTAAATGCAACCGCAGCACAGAATGCACTGGGACTCCTATCCCAGTCCGGTCCCAGCATACTATCTGATCCAGAGGCTCTGAGGAGTGTGGGATATATCCTCTACGATCCCGGGGCTGCCTTTCAAAACCCGGATCTGTTGCCAACATTTCTCCACACGGTATTGGCAACTATAGTTATAGCCTCTTTTGAGACTGCAGCTGTCTACTCATATATGTATCTCAGGACTAAGAGCAATGCTAGATCCTTTTACAAAAGGATAGCTAGGATAGCCTTTGGCTTTGGAGGAGTAGCATCGATCCTCCAGCCCCTTGCCGGGGATCTAATGGGGAGGGTTGTCTATGAATATCAATATGTGAAGTTCCTCATGGCAGAGGGCTTCCCACCGGAGGGAGGCGTCAACCCGATCCTAGGGATCATCCTCCACGGCGATCCTAACTACTACTTCAAAGGACTCGACTACCTAGCCTCCCTAGCCAGCAATAGCCTCTACCCCAACGCTGCGATGCTAACGATAGAAACAGCTAGAGAGATCGGACCTTTGATACATATGCTCTACTACACAATGGTGGTATCAGGCGTTATACTCTTCATCATGGGGATAGCATATTTCGGCCTATATATAGATGCTATAGATAGGCTTGTTAGAAAGATCCTGAGAACAGATACTGAGACCCTTATAATCTACTCATCATTCGCAGCCCCAGTACTAGCCCTTGCAGCAGCATCAGCGGGGTGGGCTGTTAGGGAGATAGGTAGGAGGCCCTGGACCATATATGGGCTTGTGAGGAAAGACCAGGTTATAACCCCTGTCCCGATATCCTTTGAGTTCAGCCTATTGGTGATAGCTATAATCCTCCTAATCTTCATTGGAGGTCTCATAGCGCTCTACTACCTCACTATAAGGCCTCTGAGAGAGCTTGAGAAGGAGATCGTGGTGATAAGGGCATGA